The following coding sequences lie in one Treponema socranskii subsp. buccale genomic window:
- the mntR gene encoding manganese-binding transcriptional regulator MntR: MQYAGKDSNDTETERIMPEEKTEASLAFLRTRADHAAETLEDYTEVIAKIIKEAGECRVMDLARYFGVSHVSVIQVLQRLKANGFIETEARKPIVLTADGYALARKCTKRHGIVRNFLLKIGVSEKTAVIDSEGLEHHISAETLECMKNFIAEH, from the coding sequence ATGCAGTATGCCGGAAAGGATTCGAACGATACGGAGACGGAGCGCATAATGCCGGAAGAAAAAACGGAAGCATCGCTTGCTTTTTTACGTACCCGCGCCGATCACGCGGCGGAAACACTCGAAGATTACACCGAAGTTATCGCAAAAATAATTAAAGAGGCCGGCGAATGCCGCGTCATGGATCTCGCGCGGTATTTCGGCGTGAGTCACGTATCCGTTATCCAAGTTTTGCAGCGGTTAAAGGCCAACGGTTTTATAGAAACCGAAGCGCGCAAACCGATAGTCCTCACAGCTGACGGCTATGCGCTTGCACGAAAATGTACCAAGCGGCATGGTATTGTCCGAAATTTTTTACTGAAAATCGGTGTGAGCGAAAAAACCGCCGTCATCGATTCCGAGGGTTTGGAACATCACATCAGCGCCGAGACGCTCGAGTGTATGAAAAATTTTATAGCCGAGCATTAA
- a CDS encoding ATP-dependent Clp protease proteolytic subunit produces MSPRCDDEDDDEKKKMPEMPDPLTEKFLKTRQIILSGEINKDLADKVVRQLLVLEAADDKKTIYMYIDSPGGDVDAGFAIFDMIRFIKAPVVLIGMGLVASAAALVLLAVPKDRRAGLPNSHYLIHQPMSGMKGVATDIEIHAKELAKTHAKLNRIIAEETGTSEEQVAKDTDRDHWLDADEAKQYGLISRVVKTRAEIVKGDSGAK; encoded by the coding sequence ATGTCGCCTCGATGCGACGATGAAGACGATGATGAAAAGAAAAAGATGCCGGAGATGCCCGATCCGCTTACGGAAAAATTCTTAAAGACGCGGCAGATTATCCTGTCGGGCGAAATCAATAAAGATTTGGCGGATAAAGTCGTGCGCCAGCTGCTCGTGCTCGAAGCGGCAGACGATAAAAAAACTATCTATATGTATATCGATTCGCCCGGCGGAGATGTCGATGCGGGTTTTGCGATCTTCGATATGATCCGCTTTATCAAAGCGCCGGTAGTCCTCATCGGCATGGGACTGGTTGCAAGCGCGGCCGCCCTCGTGCTGCTCGCCGTTCCGAAAGACAGGCGCGCGGGGCTTCCGAACAGCCACTATCTCATCCACCAGCCGATGAGCGGCATGAAAGGCGTCGCGACGGACATCGAAATCCACGCGAAAGAGCTCGCAAAAACGCACGCGAAACTCAACCGCATCATCGCCGAAGAAACGGGTACGAGCGAAGAGCAGGTCGCAAAGGATACCGACCGCGATCACTGGCTCGACGCCGACGAAGCGAAGCAATACGGTCTTATCAGCCGTGTCGTTAAAACGCGGGCGGAAATTGTCAAAGGTGATTCCGGCGCGAAATAA
- a CDS encoding GNAT family N-acetyltransferase — translation MTFLLTEELADAIVSALENQERRFVVDAEKQELSDAASVEADEVRYYALPEWDSAAGFTLREAFAASVYAPLVRAELQDALHSGRGVFRNFKTVLKKFPEVEKRWHRFKNKKLREYIGGWYNDLREIWGLEKLDHIVEEYDDLLRNDFTFQAYDSARDADCILHSVCVRGFYSALPDDTDCDEIEKAADELWRQLFAFGESAHQIGFVCRTPDGDFAGCITAADVSSRTKTTAVLTSFFVPESYRGLGIGSELFSLCLAGLQKRGKRYVVTANTIIPDSLVALFERNGFQKTGSGFAAKIQ, via the coding sequence ATGACATTCCTTTTGACCGAAGAGCTTGCGGACGCAATCGTATCCGCGCTCGAAAATCAAGAACGGCGTTTCGTCGTGGACGCTGAAAAACAAGAGCTTTCGGATGCGGCTTCGGTCGAAGCGGATGAAGTACGCTACTATGCATTGCCCGAATGGGATTCCGCGGCAGGTTTTACATTGCGGGAAGCTTTCGCCGCTTCCGTATATGCGCCGCTTGTTCGTGCCGAGCTGCAGGATGCTTTGCATTCGGGAAGGGGGGTATTCAGAAATTTCAAGACTGTCTTAAAAAAATTTCCTGAAGTCGAAAAACGGTGGCATCGATTCAAAAACAAAAAGCTCCGTGAATACATCGGCGGATGGTACAACGATTTGCGTGAAATATGGGGTTTGGAAAAGCTCGATCATATCGTTGAAGAATACGACGATTTGCTTCGAAACGACTTCACATTTCAGGCATACGATTCCGCACGGGACGCGGATTGCATCCTTCATTCGGTATGCGTGCGCGGTTTTTATTCCGCTTTGCCGGACGATACGGATTGCGATGAAATCGAAAAAGCGGCAGACGAATTATGGCGGCAGCTTTTCGCATTCGGAGAATCCGCACATCAAATCGGATTCGTTTGCCGCACGCCGGACGGCGATTTTGCCGGATGTATTACGGCGGCGGACGTTTCGTCCCGAACGAAAACGACGGCCGTTTTAACAAGTTTTTTCGTGCCCGAAAGCTATCGAGGCTTGGGCATCGGAAGCGAACTTTTTTCACTGTGCCTCGCCGGCCTTCAAAAGCGTGGCAAGCGTTATGTAGTGACTGCAAACACGATTATACCCGACAGCCTCGTCGCTCTGTTCGAGCGCAACGGTTTTCAAAAAACAGGCTCGGGTTTTGCAGCGAAGATTCAGTAA
- a CDS encoding DbpA RNA binding domain-containing protein codes for MAFQREIEIDKERVTSFLKNALNKVMTEENPDLLNDLKKIFKRTIPFSKRMYVAAYLTKEMQGRFHGAPNARRNDIFMHGVRGGRNFKDASYGRPSYNDRRGNGESLSDELRAEAHTPHPRVQIDESLAATIFISIGRNRRVYPRDLVGLLVSVAGLDRDRIGDIRVLANYSFVQLFKDDTEKAIAALNGYDYRGRKLAVSFSRQRDDASENGGNVYPSDDVHDTMQTTEDAKAYAAAEKAAQDKEPFTAPSYKSEDENAEGDGYLV; via the coding sequence ATGGCATTCCAACGAGAGATTGAAATCGACAAAGAGCGCGTAACGTCTTTTTTGAAAAACGCGCTGAACAAAGTGATGACCGAAGAAAATCCGGATCTGCTCAACGATTTGAAGAAAATATTCAAACGGACGATTCCGTTTTCGAAACGCATGTACGTCGCCGCATATCTGACAAAAGAGATGCAGGGAAGATTTCACGGCGCTCCGAACGCGAGACGAAACGACATTTTCATGCACGGCGTGCGCGGCGGAAGAAATTTTAAAGATGCATCCTACGGCAGACCCTCATACAACGACCGGAGGGGAAACGGAGAATCTCTTTCCGATGAACTCCGCGCCGAAGCGCATACCCCGCACCCGCGCGTGCAGATCGACGAATCGCTTGCCGCGACGATATTCATCAGCATCGGGCGGAACAGACGCGTGTATCCGCGCGATCTCGTAGGCCTCCTCGTAAGCGTCGCCGGCCTCGATCGGGACAGAATCGGCGATATCCGCGTACTTGCAAATTATTCGTTCGTGCAGCTGTTCAAAGACGACACGGAAAAAGCGATCGCCGCGCTCAACGGCTACGATTACCGCGGACGGAAACTCGCGGTAAGTTTTTCCCGCCAAAGAGACGACGCATCTGAAAACGGCGGAAACGTATATCCCTCCGATGACGTGCACGATACGATGCAAACGACCGAAGACGCGAAAGCCTACGCCGCTGCGGAAAAGGCCGCTCAGGACAAAGAGCCTTTTACCGCTCCTTCATACAAGAGTGAAGACGAAAATGCGGAAGGCGACGGCTACCTCGTTTGA
- a CDS encoding MBL fold metallo-hydrolase, which produces MEALTILRTGPLGVNTYIVPLAGNAVCIVDPAACALSGDETEITGWLAEHKKEPRAIVLTHGHFDHILGLPILKRAYPACPIAVHKDDACLLGGASVQIESLRLMGLEAVAAALRDMPPPDLTFSGGETLGEVIPCEKEDVRASLSQWKTVHTPGHTPGSICLYSAARNELISGDTVFYRSSGRTDLPGGDERAMIASLVSIKKTIPPETLVYPGHDYCGFPIRKNY; this is translated from the coding sequence ATGGAAGCATTAACGATTTTACGGACGGGACCGCTCGGTGTAAACACGTACATCGTGCCGCTTGCAGGAAATGCGGTATGCATCGTCGATCCCGCCGCCTGCGCCCTTTCCGGCGATGAAACGGAAATTACCGGATGGCTCGCCGAACACAAAAAAGAGCCGCGCGCTATCGTTTTGACACACGGGCACTTCGATCATATTTTAGGGCTTCCGATTTTAAAGCGTGCCTACCCCGCCTGTCCGATCGCCGTTCACAAAGACGATGCGTGCCTGCTCGGAGGCGCTTCGGTTCAAATCGAATCGCTTCGCCTCATGGGGCTTGAAGCCGTAGCCGCTGCCCTTCGCGATATGCCGCCTCCGGATCTGACGTTTTCGGGAGGAGAGACGCTCGGAGAAGTCATACCCTGCGAAAAAGAGGACGTGCGCGCTTCTCTTTCACAGTGGAAGACAGTGCATACGCCGGGACATACGCCCGGTTCGATTTGCCTCTACAGCGCCGCGCGGAACGAACTCATCTCGGGCGATACGGTATTTTACCGAAGCTCGGGCCGTACCGATTTACCGGGAGGAGATGAGCGCGCGATGATTGCAAGCCTCGTGTCGATCAAAAAAACGATTCCGCCTGAAACGCTCGTATATCCCGGCCACGACTACTGCGGCTTTCCGATTCGGAAAAATTATTAA
- a CDS encoding UvrD-helicase domain-containing protein — MKNDYAYLDLLEHPLDDQQKKVCCSVKNAVVAAGAGSGKTQVLATRFAWLVMEFDDIRAPAVLTLTFTKKAAAEMYARIYKTLVFFSKNERVPERQRKNAARAVNEFADARIQTLDSYCGAVVRQAANRYGIRPDFTTGSADSEQNIKKIALPFVLKNLSRPCIRHFAEAGKVQEFSDSLVAKIIGDYTSLATESGRFTRSLETQKSIISDAWKKIVNDKGEGSLIDIASSALALCNEAKSDASCKWQKNAAAVKLFSFFETEPLPDFASTVFSPEDVEASEALYEKIFPLANWVAVLSAFKPGNASAPLKAIRACTGGLQQYADELASLAVYVKEFPYIKDMCSLFDELLELVNRQKRTSGALTFKDVSDMALKILIEQKDIRNQEKAAFNKIMIDEFQDNNGRNRDLLFLLAERLDEYTEVSTDDPAAIRKALVPNIAGDTLFFVGDEKQSIYKFRGADVSVFNELKRDLARGEDEAELRMVYNYRSFPELLTSFNQIFGGFYKSGDDYVRKDGVPSLFPQIFGAPYEALYTEDTVARHVDKSTHERKAPIALDKSNIRSHFALLPYNKNDYALEKESGLVPDVQEQLAYYIAEKIAKMHEAGEPYASFVVLDRSRTHRNYLKRRLERFHIPYVIDRQIDLFADAPANDIYAFLRLCVYPSDMNAFAAFLCSPFVGLTENDVKIILANSTDYRSKDFIFAPFSDDKKIIDIFAEGSIERERYIRAADFFKTHKERVLAEPLTKTLNTLWYDMGYRYETMLNRAVSLFAEQYDLLFEAARQADADGKDAAYFVDMLASQKEADRGFGNDDTGVSDISYPLEKIDAVQIMTVHKSKGLQFDHVFVLGAFDNVKNDSEEKYFFSEEAGVSLKPAEGERNYFFIKQRDENRAKDIAEFRRLIYVAATRAIKDYYFVGTYSYDKDHKHRVSDASVFDPVIAYYYPDFLDSDAAVQYSSGAPFDLERIEKKSKREIYAGSRMSEPIDAVRHRKIRDADAVFSSPDIDFIKMPEVLSKRITPSSLENLYDAETGRTGEPARPELYPEIDELLGKLTKENVRFGFDEFGTLVHACLENAMNGFDPAEIKLSSEKYMRKLSEAQRNKLSAVCEKICARFAASEYGARALKAREEGAWLKTEYAFKMCIDGYIVTGSIDLVFDNGEGTYTIIDYKTDHEIDPARYYRQQACYRKAVATLLNVPEKNVRCVLYYVRHDEFSEIPHGDFSLEDIATGL; from the coding sequence ATGAAAAATGATTATGCATACCTTGATCTTTTGGAACATCCGCTCGACGATCAGCAAAAAAAAGTGTGCTGCTCCGTAAAAAACGCCGTCGTCGCTGCGGGAGCGGGTTCGGGTAAAACGCAAGTGCTCGCGACGCGCTTTGCGTGGCTCGTTATGGAATTCGACGATATCAGAGCGCCGGCTGTTTTGACACTGACGTTTACGAAAAAAGCCGCCGCCGAAATGTATGCGCGCATTTACAAAACGCTCGTCTTTTTTTCAAAAAACGAACGGGTACCCGAACGCCAAAGAAAAAACGCCGCACGGGCGGTAAACGAATTTGCCGACGCCCGCATCCAAACGCTCGATTCGTACTGCGGCGCCGTCGTGCGTCAAGCTGCGAACCGTTACGGCATCCGTCCGGATTTTACAACGGGAAGCGCGGACAGCGAACAAAATATTAAAAAAATTGCGCTGCCCTTTGTGTTGAAAAATCTTTCGCGCCCGTGCATCCGCCATTTTGCCGAAGCGGGCAAAGTGCAGGAGTTTTCCGATTCCCTTGTCGCAAAGATTATCGGCGACTACACTTCTCTTGCAACCGAAAGCGGACGGTTTACGCGCTCTCTCGAAACGCAAAAATCGATAATTTCCGATGCGTGGAAAAAAATCGTAAACGATAAAGGGGAGGGCTCCCTCATCGATATCGCTTCAAGCGCGCTTGCGCTGTGCAATGAGGCAAAAAGCGATGCGTCATGCAAGTGGCAAAAAAACGCCGCCGCCGTAAAACTTTTTTCCTTTTTCGAAACAGAGCCGCTTCCCGATTTCGCTTCGACGGTGTTTTCACCCGAAGACGTGGAGGCGAGCGAAGCGTTGTACGAAAAAATTTTTCCCCTTGCGAATTGGGTCGCAGTTTTATCCGCCTTTAAGCCCGGAAACGCATCTGCCCCGCTCAAAGCGATACGAGCGTGTACCGGCGGCTTGCAGCAGTATGCCGACGAACTTGCGTCGCTTGCCGTGTATGTCAAAGAGTTTCCGTATATCAAAGATATGTGCAGTCTCTTCGATGAACTGCTCGAACTTGTAAACCGGCAAAAGCGGACGTCGGGCGCGCTGACGTTTAAAGACGTGAGCGATATGGCGTTGAAAATATTGATCGAACAAAAAGATATCCGCAATCAGGAAAAGGCCGCATTCAATAAAATCATGATCGACGAATTTCAGGACAACAACGGTCGAAATCGCGATCTTCTCTTTCTCCTCGCCGAACGCCTCGACGAATATACTGAAGTCTCCACAGATGATCCGGCTGCGATTCGAAAAGCGCTCGTGCCGAATATTGCCGGCGATACATTATTTTTTGTCGGCGATGAAAAACAGTCGATCTATAAATTCCGCGGAGCCGATGTGTCGGTATTCAATGAATTGAAGCGCGACCTTGCCCGCGGCGAAGACGAAGCGGAACTCCGCATGGTGTACAATTACCGATCGTTTCCGGAACTGCTTACGAGCTTTAATCAAATCTTCGGCGGTTTCTATAAATCAGGCGATGACTATGTTCGTAAAGACGGTGTGCCCTCTCTTTTTCCGCAAATCTTCGGCGCTCCTTATGAAGCGCTGTACACGGAAGATACCGTCGCCCGCCATGTCGATAAAAGCACTCACGAACGCAAAGCTCCGATTGCGCTCGATAAATCGAATATCCGATCTCACTTCGCGCTTTTGCCGTACAATAAAAACGATTACGCTCTCGAAAAGGAATCGGGTCTCGTGCCCGACGTGCAGGAACAGCTCGCGTATTACATCGCGGAAAAAATTGCTAAAATGCATGAAGCGGGGGAGCCCTATGCGTCGTTTGTCGTACTCGACAGGTCGCGCACGCACAGAAATTATTTGAAGCGCCGGCTCGAACGGTTTCACATTCCGTACGTGATTGACCGCCAAATCGACCTCTTTGCCGATGCTCCCGCAAACGATATATACGCATTCCTCAGGCTCTGCGTTTATCCGTCGGACATGAATGCTTTTGCGGCATTTTTGTGTTCGCCCTTCGTAGGCCTTACCGAAAACGATGTGAAAATCATCTTGGCAAACTCGACGGATTATCGCAGTAAAGATTTTATATTCGCCCCGTTTTCGGACGATAAAAAAATTATCGATATATTTGCCGAGGGGTCGATCGAAAGAGAGCGCTATATCCGCGCAGCGGATTTTTTTAAAACGCATAAGGAGCGCGTGCTCGCCGAACCGCTCACGAAAACGCTCAATACGCTGTGGTACGATATGGGCTATCGCTATGAAACGATGCTGAACCGCGCGGTGAGCCTCTTTGCCGAACAGTACGATCTGCTGTTCGAAGCGGCGCGGCAGGCGGATGCGGACGGAAAAGATGCGGCGTATTTTGTCGATATGCTCGCATCTCAAAAAGAAGCGGATAGAGGCTTCGGCAACGACGATACGGGAGTAAGCGACATATCCTATCCGCTCGAAAAAATCGACGCCGTGCAGATAATGACCGTTCACAAAAGCAAGGGCTTGCAGTTCGATCACGTGTTCGTTCTCGGCGCTTTCGACAACGTAAAAAACGACAGCGAAGAAAAATATTTTTTCAGCGAAGAAGCGGGCGTTTCGCTGAAACCCGCCGAAGGGGAGCGAAATTATTTTTTTATCAAACAGCGCGACGAAAACCGTGCGAAAGACATCGCCGAATTCCGCCGCCTGATCTACGTCGCTGCAACCCGCGCGATCAAAGATTATTATTTTGTCGGAACGTATTCGTACGACAAAGATCACAAACACCGCGTAAGCGATGCGTCCGTTTTCGATCCTGTCATCGCATATTATTATCCCGATTTTCTCGACTCGGACGCTGCGGTGCAATATTCAAGCGGCGCGCCCTTCGACCTTGAGCGCATCGAAAAAAAATCGAAGCGGGAAATATACGCGGGATCCCGCATGAGCGAACCGATCGATGCGGTACGGCATCGTAAAATACGGGATGCCGACGCGGTCTTTTCGTCTCCCGATATCGATTTTATTAAAATGCCGGAAGTGCTTTCGAAACGCATTACGCCGAGTTCGTTGGAAAATCTTTATGACGCAGAGACCGGCCGCACGGGAGAACCTGCGCGACCCGAGCTCTATCCCGAAATCGACGAACTGCTTGGAAAACTTACAAAAGAAAACGTGCGCTTCGGTTTCGACGAATTCGGCACGCTCGTTCACGCCTGCCTTGAAAACGCTATGAACGGTTTCGATCCCGCCGAGATAAAACTCTCTTCCGAAAAATATATGCGAAAATTGTCCGAAGCGCAGCGAAACAAACTGAGCGCCGTGTGTGAAAAAATCTGTGCGCGCTTTGCAGCGTCCGAATACGGTGCGCGTGCCCTAAAAGCGCGGGAAGAAGGCGCGTGGTTAAAAACCGAATACGCCTTTAAGATGTGCATCGACGGTTACATCGTCACGGGTTCGATCGATTTGGTTTTCGACAACGGAGAGGGCACGTATACGATCATCGATTACAAAACCGATCACGAAATCGATCCTGCGCGGTATTACCGTCAGCAAGCGTGCTACAGAAAGGCGGTCGCAACTCTCCTCAATGTGCCGGAAAAAAACGTACGCTGCGTGCTCTACTACGTCAGACATGACGAGTTTTCGGAAATTCCGCACGGAGATTTTTCACTCGAAGACATCGCAACCGGCCTGTGA
- a CDS encoding PD-(D/E)XK nuclease family protein translates to MKRIELEPARIADVLKENLKHKDTIFVFSTDVALVSWAEWCVKNPQASGVKAVALERFIAWDTFKEKYAVAKESGRHAVPAVLRKVFVRNLIEENAAGVRSGKPILKSIVNPQFADDADSFADWIAKNLPLLKTWYEKFSRYASDHPEAADDEDEDYLTLYRRYVDFLGESMFEPAWLMPDFTEERKKFIIFYPEQLEDFDEYKAVFAAVENITSYVLPEKEVHTGEVFVYPDARTELRRTALCIRDIIGKSGGELSYEDIALHVPELETYRPYIERELANYRIPFVVRSGERFTVGSAGSIFEDIDECRKNNYSYDSVRRLVLDGRVPWKNKALNESLVREGNRLHCICNYGEKDVWLEALGKSGKSERELELYKRLKKSIEAVTGAKSFEGLRTAWLIFKNEFLSDDEFSIEANNILGRCIAELETLVAIEKDYIEPLGLKLRSPFSFFINELRSKTYRPQDALSGVSVFDYKVAACAAYPVNIVINCTQDALTVVRKPLGFLNTQKRRALGIRDSDAASTAFIRLYGKFNNAGGARSIFSCSEQTFSGFAIPHTYFNIAPVEKNHTPFDELDADDFILNERKWFLSESDAPRALSDLQKAQYENWKASSDFSLNTPCAQSVDTGVKKIIDYVLKERRTLNGSSSEDASVVKITQSDMRDFFPCPRKWLFKSVVKLREDSLDASLFEKYDQGNINHKILELLFKSFDTLPVTSEDGTFGERENDIRKLIKEKTGEAICDKSFDFYQSPIALRVLEAQSGKFEKIIIDFLHEFCKQGKGFGGCRVVSTEASCEAWESGKRYKYFGKIDCVLSDDAGRIIIVDYKNTVPPSIVSCRADETTGTLKNFQCAMYVTLWNLTDPVKVDKMVFCSIKNAGDNTVVIDYGDDKKLPESYAPTLSVFDRYASLFYETVENGNPEPLRGVRHGDDALIVPDVYSDCMACDFKTICRTAYTVASHKL, encoded by the coding sequence ATGAAACGTATTGAACTTGAACCGGCGCGCATTGCGGATGTGCTGAAAGAAAATCTCAAACATAAAGATACGATTTTTGTCTTTTCGACCGATGTCGCCCTCGTTTCGTGGGCGGAATGGTGCGTAAAAAATCCTCAAGCGTCGGGCGTAAAGGCGGTCGCACTCGAGCGCTTTATCGCGTGGGATACTTTTAAAGAAAAATACGCCGTCGCAAAAGAGAGCGGCCGTCATGCCGTACCTGCCGTGCTCCGAAAAGTGTTCGTCCGGAATCTTATCGAAGAAAATGCAGCCGGTGTCCGAAGCGGCAAACCGATTCTTAAAAGCATCGTGAACCCGCAGTTTGCAGACGACGCCGATTCGTTTGCCGATTGGATCGCAAAAAATCTTCCGCTTTTGAAAACGTGGTATGAAAAATTTTCCCGCTATGCAAGCGATCATCCCGAAGCGGCAGACGATGAAGATGAAGACTACCTCACGCTCTACCGGCGCTATGTCGATTTTTTGGGAGAGTCGATGTTCGAGCCTGCATGGCTCATGCCTGATTTTACGGAAGAGCGTAAAAAATTTATTATTTTTTATCCGGAACAGCTTGAAGATTTCGATGAATACAAAGCGGTCTTTGCCGCAGTTGAAAACATAACTTCTTACGTGCTTCCCGAAAAAGAAGTGCATACGGGCGAAGTGTTCGTCTATCCCGATGCGAGGACGGAGCTTCGAAGAACGGCGCTCTGCATTCGGGACATCATCGGAAAAAGCGGCGGAGAGCTTTCGTATGAAGATATCGCGCTGCACGTTCCCGAACTCGAAACTTACCGGCCGTATATCGAACGGGAACTTGCGAACTACCGCATTCCCTTTGTCGTGCGAAGCGGCGAGCGCTTTACGGTCGGCAGCGCCGGAAGCATTTTTGAAGATATCGACGAATGCCGCAAAAATAATTATTCGTACGACAGCGTGCGCCGCCTCGTGCTCGACGGGCGCGTGCCGTGGAAAAACAAAGCGCTCAACGAAAGCCTCGTGCGCGAAGGAAACCGGCTGCACTGCATCTGCAATTACGGTGAAAAAGACGTGTGGCTCGAAGCGCTCGGTAAATCGGGGAAAAGCGAGCGCGAGCTTGAATTGTACAAGCGCTTGAAAAAATCGATCGAAGCCGTTACGGGGGCGAAGTCCTTCGAAGGCTTGCGGACGGCGTGGCTTATATTTAAAAACGAATTCCTTTCCGACGACGAGTTCAGCATCGAAGCGAACAATATCCTCGGTCGCTGCATTGCCGAACTCGAAACGCTTGTCGCTATCGAAAAAGATTATATCGAACCGCTCGGTTTAAAACTGCGCTCGCCGTTTTCTTTTTTTATCAACGAGCTGCGAAGTAAAACCTATCGTCCGCAGGATGCGCTTTCGGGCGTTTCCGTCTTCGATTATAAAGTCGCGGCCTGCGCCGCCTATCCTGTCAACATCGTCATCAACTGTACGCAGGACGCTCTCACCGTCGTCCGTAAGCCGCTCGGTTTTCTCAATACGCAAAAACGCCGTGCGCTCGGCATACGGGATTCCGATGCGGCGTCTACCGCCTTTATCAGACTGTACGGAAAATTTAATAATGCGGGCGGCGCGCGGAGTATCTTTTCGTGCAGCGAACAAACTTTCTCAGGTTTTGCGATCCCGCATACGTATTTCAATATCGCTCCCGTCGAAAAAAATCACACGCCCTTCGACGAACTCGATGCAGACGATTTTATCCTTAACGAAAGAAAATGGTTTTTATCGGAATCGGATGCTCCCCGTGCTTTGAGCGATCTGCAAAAAGCGCAGTATGAAAACTGGAAAGCGTCTTCCGATTTTTCCCTAAACACTCCCTGCGCGCAATCCGTAGATACCGGCGTCAAAAAAATAATCGATTATGTTTTAAAAGAGCGCCGCACATTGAACGGCTCTTCAAGTGAAGATGCTTCGGTAGTAAAGATCACCCAAAGCGATATGCGCGATTTTTTTCCGTGTCCCCGGAAATGGCTGTTCAAATCGGTCGTCAAACTCCGTGAAGATTCCCTCGACGCGTCCTTGTTCGAAAAATACGATCAGGGAAATATCAATCATAAAATCCTCGAACTGCTTTTTAAAAGCTTTGATACGCTGCCGGTTACGAGTGAAGACGGAACGTTCGGAGAGCGTGAAAACGACATACGAAAATTAATAAAAGAAAAAACAGGAGAAGCGATCTGCGACAAGTCGTTCGATTTTTATCAAAGCCCGATCGCGCTCCGCGTACTCGAAGCGCAAAGCGGTAAATTCGAAAAAATCATCATCGATTTTTTGCACGAGTTTTGCAAACAGGGGAAAGGATTCGGCGGCTGCCGCGTCGTTTCGACGGAAGCGTCATGTGAAGCGTGGGAGAGCGGAAAGCGCTATAAGTATTTCGGAAAAATCGACTGCGTTCTTTCCGATGACGCGGGCAGGATTATCATCGTCGATTATAAAAATACCGTTCCCCCGTCGATCGTTTCGTGCCGCGCGGATGAAACGACGGGTACGCTTAAAAATTTTCAATGCGCGATGTATGTAACCTTGTGGAATCTTACCGATCCCGTTAAAGTCGATAAAATGGTCTTCTGTTCGATAAAAAATGCGGGCGACAATACCGTCGTCATCGACTACGGCGACGATAAAAAACTGCCGGAGTCCTATGCGCCGACGCTTTCGGTATTCGACCGCTATGCTTCCCTCTTTTACGAAACCGTCGAAAACGGAAATCCGGAACCGCTTCGAGGAGTGCGGCACGGAGACGACGCGCTTATCGTACCCGACGTGTATTCGGACTGTATGGCATGCGATTTTAAAACGATCTGCCGCACGGCCTATACGGTCGCATCTCACAAACTGTAA